AAGTGTGTTATCtttggaaaaagaacaagaacctGAGTtatccagcagctgcaggcacaccAGAAGAAGCGATGATGGCCTCTAAAGCTTCCTTTGAAAGGAGGCTGGCAGCACACGGTGTGGTTACCAGGACTCAGTGCCACGTTTGAAGTGAAGCGCTGATCTCAGCGGGGTTTCTGGAACGGCTCCGTCACCTAAGGGGCACACGCAGGGCAGAAGTGGCTCCGTAGTGATGGGCTTGGAAAGAAGAGTCACCGAGAGCCATTTCCCATGAGAAAGAAGAGGTGAAGGTCAGCATTAAGCAGCCTGTTCTGTGTGAGAACAACAGCCTCAGTTTCATGGGCTGGGAGGTGGTTATTTCTAATTCTGCCTTTCTGGAATCGCAGCCCTTACGCTCGCTTTTTCCCCTCGAACAAATTGGAAGTCTCTCGATGCGCTGACGTGATGTTCTTGAAGGCTCTCGCTGCGGATCCGTGAGCCACTCGTGTGTGAAGATGAGTCAGTTCGAGGTCTGTGCGCGCTCCCTGCTTCgtttcctgctgcagcaccaaaATGCCAGGGAGTTTAAACGCTAACCCAAACTTTGCAAGGCTCTGCGGGGGCACGGGCACTGGGAGGCTGATGCTTAATTAGGTAAGGAGTGTGGCATTTCAGCTTGGAGCTGTCTCAGAAGCCCAGGTGGTCCTTTGCCTTGCTGCTGGGATGGGTTGTAGGTCCATCAGTGCCAGCAGAACTTCGGAGCTGTGGACAGAAAGTGTATTTGGTACCGAGGAGCAGTTCTGTGTACTTGAATCTTTGTGCCAAGGAAGAGGCAGGGCGTTGtttgtgcctgtgtgtgtggaTATACCTGGTGCAGTCACAGAACAAACCTCTGGCAATGCTGATGTTGTAAGCTTTTGGGGTTTGAGCTTGATTTTTGTAGTGAATTAATTGACATACGATTTAGAATTGTAACAAAGTATTGAGCACAATGttcataaatggaaaaaaatagcatatgtTGATCATTTGTGGTTGGGAGAGAAGTTGTGAATGGAACTTTGGTTCAGCACTTCCAGCAAGAAGCTGGGTTAGGGCTCCAGCAGCCCAGTCTGTGGATTTTGTTCTGTGCCCTGAAACAGGGCACAGCCGCTGCCTCCTTCCCAGCTTAAGGTCAAGTGTACCAAATTCACTGCTGGCAGTGGCTTGTGTGCTCTGACAGCGCCTGTAAATAGTaattagaagatgaagcagagGCTCGCTTCTCTTTCAACACCAGTTACAAATGAGAAACCTGCTGCGTTATTACAGCTTCCCCTTCTGTGAAGCACAGGATGCTCACAGGTTTCCACTCTGCTGTCGTGCTCGCTGCTACCCCCAGACTTGGCACAACCCTGGCGATCTGGTGAAGAGCTGACGGGGCTGTGGCTCCTGGGGTATCCATGTTCTGAGTCTGCACGGGCCTGAGGATAGGACCAGGCACTCAAAATTACGAGTGGTGCAGATGTACTGTGCTGAAAAAGTATAAATCCACCTGCATAGATGGGCTCGGTGCCCCTGAAGGGCTTGTTTGGGGTGACGTGGGTGTAACATTGAGTCTTTGACTGTTGTAAGGAAGTTTTCTAGAGTATCACCATCTGTTGAACTTAACGGCAGCTATTAACAGCGTGGAGGAAGGCAGGCTGGAATCCTTCCTTTTGCTGATTATTcatcccagccagcagcttGGATATGCAGGCAGGAACCGACCACAGAGCATCGTTACAGCACGATTCCAGCCTCGGTTTCTTTAATAACACGCGTCCTGTGCGCTGGCCTCTGGCATAGCGTGCCATTTCTTAAGCCATTAAGAAGCTTGTAAGTGATGGCACCGTTTGTATGCGCAGAATCCTAAGTGCAAAGCGCCGTGATTCATGTAGTAGGCTCATTTCTGTCTCTGATCTTCAGTATTTATCTTCTGCAGTGTGTACCTGGGAGCTTGGAGGATCCAAAAACTGTGACACATCACAAGTTGATACACGCGACTTCTGAGAAGGTGCTGACAGACACAAAAACAGTGTTGGAGGAAAACATTCAAGATAGAGGTAAGATTGTCTTTTTTGACATGGAAAACGGTTTAACTTCTTGAgttccaattttctttttaatatctacGCTCTGCTTCAGCATAGGAACCTAATTAGGtggcagaaaaagaagagaggaaaaagtacCTTCCCCTGATAATATACAATAAGCAGTTTGCTTTCCTTAACTGTTCCTTTAGAGTTacaaaacaacccaaaactTCTCAGGGATTTTCTTGAGGTCTCCAGGTCAAGCAGAAGGATGTTTGCTGAAGCATATCTGAGCGTCCACATTTTATATCTTCTTCAATCCTCTGCACGTGTGGGTCAGAATTCCTCACGCTGCAGTGTACGTGAGGTGTGTATTTGCTCCTGAACTTTAAAGGGGTAGAGGATTAATGTGAGACAAAAGATCTAAAGGTAAGAGCTGTCAGGATTGCTGGAATCAGTTTTTACTGGACAGCTTAAGCTCCTGGTTCCTTCTGGAGACGACAGGCTGTGGTCCAGGAGGTGTGAGAAGCAGGACTGCTGTAAAATGGAATGTTGTCTGAGCCAGGAGCTCACAGCAGtagtgttttgatttttccagAGCTCAtgcaggctggagagctgtTCCTGTGATCACAAGCAGCAATTTGGTCTTTTTCTCTTCCGAGGCAGCCTCACCGATCACCTCCAGAGCTgaacaggagctgggagctgccatCCTAGGCAGAGGCGAGGGGCAGCTTTGCTGCTGGTCGGTGGGGGGTTATTTCTAGGCTCCTCCAGAGTCTTGAATTGCAGCATACGGCAGCTAAGCAGCACTGAGCTGTCATGCGAATGCCTCTCTGTTCCTGCTTCCCCTGCAGTGTGCTCTGCCTTTTAagtgccctgctgctgtcaggGAGGCGAGATCGCAGCCGACAGCTGACTGCTGCTGGCTCCGCATGCTGCTGCACAGGGCAGCCAGAAGGCAGCACGTGGATCCTTTCGTGTTCTTGTCAGCTGGGTGAGTGAGGGTTAACAGCCCTCACCAGCTGTTGCTCCTGGCTGTTCTGTGCTGAGCCAGACCTAGGAAACTGGGTGCACAAAGCATGATTTGTTGGCTTTTTACCTGCTTAATGTGATGGACGGAAAACTGCCCTGTCTGGCTGAAGGACTGCAGATGCCGTGCAGGCCTGCTCTGAGCGGTGTCTGTGTCCTTATGTATGGGGTAATAACTCAGGTGCTAGAAACTTCTAAACCATCGTATGCTTTCTGGAAAAGTGGTGccttgaaaagagaaagcattaGTCCAAAAGCCTTAAGCAAGCTCATGCTACGTGCTGTGGGTTAGTTAAGACTGAAGACTTGTTTGCCCTTGAGGCTTGCCCTGGTTGGCTCAGTGATGCAGCCCCGTGGTGGGCAGCAAATCGCTCTGCTGCAGTTCACAAACAAAGGTGAGCTTCAGCCTGATACTGAAATTGTCTTCCAAGCTTGGCACTTGACTCTCTCCAGTTGAAGGAAGGCCCTAGGTTGGATCAAAAACCATAACGTGGCACATCTCTGCTGTTTCCTCCTCAGTGGAGAGCTGATGCGCTGTTATTATGGTGGGCTAATTACTGTGCTATTAACGTAATCATATAAAGCACCCGGAGCTTTTCATACCCTTTCTTTAAGGGGATTGTGTTAGGAGGAGAAGCCAGTAACAAAGTGTAACTAATGATGGAGCATGTTTTGAATTCAGCACACGCTATGGAATAGCAAACACCTAAGGGGAATGTGTAAAGCCCTACAGTTCTTAAGTCAGAAAAAGTTGTGATGCTACAGTGGAATTAATGCAGAATTAATCTCTAGGAAAACTTGAATTTGTAAGGTATCATACAAGACctgttttcatgttattttctaATGTATTTCGGTATCGTTCTCTTTCTAGATGTCTTGCTCTTAATCAAGAAGCGTGCACCACCTCCACTCCCCAAAATGGCAGATGTGTCAGCAGAGGAGAAAGTGAGTTTGAAATGATTTCTTGATTTGGCCATTTTGATTAGCTACTTTATTAATGAGCTGCAGAAAGATTGTTGTGGTCTACTCGTTTTGTTTGTAGAGGTAAATACAGCCAGTTAAACTCTAGGGAAATTATTTCGTCTTTCTCCTAAACCTTGGGGAAACTGACTTTACATTTTTAACTTGGATTATGAGAACATTTGCCTTAGAATAAGACGTGCAGATGCATTCTGTGGAAGTGGGATAGACTTATCTTTGGAAAAAGATGCCTGGTAACTGTATAAGCATACTTCAGCAactgccttttctcttttgagAACTCCACAGAAATCTATTGATTGGCTTTCAGGCTGTCGTATGTCTTTAGCAATGAGTGGATTATTGCCCTCTAACCAGGTTTCTAGAGCTGAAGTGTTGCCCCCTGCTActcttgttctgttttcttcccccaaTGTAATTGTTACTGAGGGTCAGTGATACCCAGGGTGACACTTAGCCGTGAGTGGCGCTGCAGTTGACATTAGTGCATAAACACTCGAGCAATGCTTGTGCTTGACACTGTGAATACCCAGGTCTCTCCACCCCCTCCTtgcaaagctttgttttttcttgctttctgtagGTATTGGTGTTTGTCTCTGTATCCCTTCCTGTAGGTATTGGTGTATGTCTCTGTCTCCATTACGGTCTTGCTGTGCAGAACGTCACCGTAAGAACCTAAGATACAAGACTGGGAAATATTTATAGTTTGTACCTTGCTACGTTTTCTCCTGGTCTATAAGCATGTACTGAAAATCCAAGGCACCACATATCTCTGCATGATACTTGCAAGCAGTAAAGCACTTCCCCTGTGAGGCAGTTAAGTGTTAGTCTGTGCACAGTGTTGGTACATCTCCCAAAAAAACATGGGTTTGGAGAGAGTGTGCTCTGAGCAGGCCATGCGGAGCAGAGTATGGTCCTGGGAACTGAGCCTTCCAGGTTCTCTCCATGTTCAATGCATCACTTTCCCTCTTTGTGCTGGAATTTCCCCACTTGTTTAGATAGCAGAAATAGATTTACAGAAAGGACTGAAAGTGGGGCAACCCAACAGGTCCGGTTCTGCTCTATAATCGCAAAATGTGAGCGCTATTAATCCGTTGTATTGCTAGGCTGCTGTTTCTCTTAGTTGCAAGTTACAGAGCACTGCTTGATGCCTTGGTGAAGAATACGAATCTGCTCTCAGCTATGCTATGTTCTTTGTTCTGTGGATAATGGGTTATGAAACCTGATCCTGTTTCCCATCCTTCAGAGGAAACAAGAGCAGAAAGCTCCTGATAAGGATGCTATTCTCAAAGCAACTGCAAATCTGCCCTCTCGCAATGTAGATCGCACTGTGGCCCATCACAACATGAGGGATGTAAGTATCAGACCTTTTAACTCCTACGCTAATATCCAAGTAGGCTTTTATCTCGTATAACCTCTTCTGTTCCATACGACTGTGATTAGCCTTTCTCTGTAAGAGAAATTCAGGTGtgtataaatgtatattaaagTAGATAGTACAACCGGTGTGTAAATCTTAAGTCATTTAGTGATTAAAAGCCACTCTGTTCTGAGTTatggttttaaatgttttatttgtccATGGGAAAGCCTCAGTAAATACTTTTCGAGATCTGGCAGATGTGCAGTTAGGTTTCAGTCTTACATAGTTGGGGTGTTTgcaatgtttttcctcttccatggTTTTGAAAAGATTCATAAATGTTGACTTTAGTAGTTGAGTGCTGTCTGTAGTACTTCTAGCTGTGTCTTTCTGTACTAGTAGGTGCATGATGTAGTGAACAGCACCCTGTACAAGGGGTCAGACTGTAGCAGAGATGCTAACAACAGCCATATTAACACTTAATGatgcctgtttttttcctggcagaGTGTTTTCACAGCTTCTTTTCTTGCAGTTCCAGACAGAGCTCCGGAAGATCTTAGTTTCTCTCATTGAAGTTGCACAGAAATTGCTAGCACTGAATCCTGATGCGGTTGAACTATTTAAGAAGGCAAATGGTATGAACATATCTTTATAGTTATTAGTTCAATCCTAGgaacttgttttcttctgtagcaAAAGTGTAGCCTTGAAGAGTTAATTCCAGACATTAATGTAATAGAGCTAATAATAACTTTGTGGCAAAGATCTCAACTTGTGGTAcgagtttttaaaaaacaaaggaatttaTAAGGTCCCTTAGGGATAGATGAGAAGTtccatttaaaactaaaatcagTAGCAAtgaaacatttggaaaacatcACAAGACTTGGTAAAGAATAGTTGAAAATGCACAAGGAGATaggaaaatggggagaaattCTAGCTGTAGGTTCAGCATGGGAAATGCCCTTGAGATTTGCTAGGACTGGATCCAACTTCCTCGATGATTGATAAGCAAATCTTCAGTGGGTCTCCCATATATTTAATTATGTGGGCTTATAGTCAAGAAAAAGTTTGCCTGTTACTAGAGATCGTGAACAAATCTGGACAAAGTCTTTGTCCTGGAAGAATCTATCTGAGCCTGATCGAGCTGAGTGCAGCAGACTAAATGGTGAGATAGCAAATTTGgggcagaaacaaaagcagggaTGGAAGAGAAGAACGGGATTTGAACTTAACACATGCCACTCCACTGTGAAAGGGTTGTATTTTAGCTTGAAGTCAGTCTGAacgttgttttgtttgtgtataTCTAGCCATGCtggatgaggatgaggaagacAGAGTGGATGAGATAGCTCTGCGGCAGCTTACAGAAATGGGGtttccagagagcagagctgtcaAAGCCCTTCGATTAAATCAGTAAGTGTACTGAGCACACTGCCTGTAAATTACTTAATacggtttaaaaaaaaaaaaagcatttttttcagaagcctCTTTAAGTGGGTCACCTAAAACTAGGTTTGAACAAAGCATTAGTTTAAAGAACACTTCTGTCTCAGGCAACATGCAGGTGCAGATGGCCCAGGAAAGGGGAAACGGTGTTGTGCTTGTTCTAGAAAGAAGAGCTTGTCTGCAGTTCACAAGGCTGTCAGGCTGCACTGTTTCTGAGTATTAAAGTCAcgttttctgctttaaaattttagaggggaaaaaagcaagccTAGCCCATCCAGATTGGTCTTTCAGCTGTAGCAAAAATACTTTGTgctgatcttttaaaaacattccaaGAATATTATAAAGTCCAGATAGCAACTGTAGGAAAAGAGGAGGTAACGCAGTTCTTCTCATGCTCTTAAGATGAAACAGCTGTGCTGCCTCATTTCTGAGAGGGGGTTTCTTAGGCCATTCGTAAATATTTCTAATGATAGAGAATCAACAAAATATTCCAGTCATTCTTTTCCAGTCTCTCTCCCTTTGGGCTTAGGAGGACTTTCCCCCTGATGTCCTCCGTCTTTCACCTTGTAAGTGAAAAGCCAGGCAGGCTTCCCTTTCTCAGAACATGTAATTACTGTGCAGTCAAATGAAATTGCACGTTCAGGTATGCTGTTGTTATCTTCGCTTCCTGTGTATTCATTGGGAAGGCATGTGCTGGGTCTCTCAAGATCGCTTAGCTTGGGCGCTTGCAGTCCAGCAGTTGACTGGGTTATGATCGTGGCGCTCTGTTGGTCTCCCTGGAGGTGGCCTCTCCTTTGAGAGATCTGATTCCTTCTTGAGTCAGTAGAGGAAGACACAAGTAATACATGTTCGAGGTATATTGTGCAAAATTCAATGCAGGCAATTGCACTTGGATGAGAGCACATGTTgtcctgctttcttctcttgttAATGGCATTCCTTTATCGCTAGATGTCTGAGGTCTCTCTGTAGGAAGCAACAAAGCAGCTTCTGTCTGAGATGTGGTTCCATGTAAATTTGGAACATGCTTCGCAGTTTTGTCAGCAGTTGTGAATAGTCAGTTTTTGTCTGTTGTAAACCAAAGCAGATGATTTGGAGAATGAGGTGACTGCCTTAGAAATGCCTTCTAAAATCTGGGTTGCAGCTGCCCAAACTGAACTTCTCTGAGGCCAGGATGACAGAGGAGTGATGACTCTGGGGCCCTGAGTGCATGTAGAATTAAGGTGCTCTGGGATTTGCTCCAAAACTGTATTTATGACAATTCAGATGCTAATTAATCAGCAAGTCAAGATACCACAGGaataaatgcaaaggaaaatgtatgTGTAACATACATCTGGAGTGTTCCTCATCCCtttgtcttaattttctttccagtatgtcGGTGACGCAGGCCATGGAGTGGTTGATAGAACATGCGGATGACCCTGCAGTAGATGCTCCGCTTCCAGGCCAGACTCCATCCGAAGCCCCAGCCGAAGCTGGTGCATCCTCTGCTGAAGCAACTGCAGGTCCTAGTTCAGaagcagctggggaagaggcCAAGGATGAGCTGACAGAAATATTCAAGAAGATCCGGAGGAAAAGAGAGTTTCGTCCAGACCCACGAGTACGCACTGTTTATCTTGTTATTTGTTAACTGTTAGGATTGAAAGGGACTGGGTGGGCATCACAGAATCCAAACGAATGCTCATTTAATAAATGGAATGGGACAAGAGTGCAGATGTATGTTATGCTGGCGTGACAGTATTTTAGTGGAAATTTTCAGGGGCTGTTAGAATTTGGGTTGCTGAAAGGGATATTACCGCTGCTGTCTCAGTTAACAGCATCTAAATTACTGACACTTTACACCTGAAAATTAATTGATACTACTGATGTGACAGTCACAAAAAGCACTGTCTGGCATCAAGGAAGGGTTGCAGgacagtattttcctttttgctgtagaaaagaacagaagagcattgttatatttaggggataaggaaaaatatcatcAGCAGTTAAGTCTTTAAGTCTTGCATCAAATGCAGAAGTTAGCCTTTTTTCAGAGCACAATATTAGCTGAAGTGAAAATGCGTGCTGTTATCACACTGTAAAATCACCAGGAGGTGCTCTTTAGAATCTATCACTTTGCTTTTacagtaaatgttttttgtgATTTTAGTTGCAAGCTGCAGAAGTGGAATTTGATGACCTGGGTACAATTTCTAAATGATTAAATGTTCTTGTAACAATACGTAGGTATGTTTATCTAAATATGCAATGCTCAATAGCAATATTAATAAATCCCAGGAGTAAAATTTAAATCCAGTGAATAGAACTACAAATGCACAAGATCTTGGAGCTTGATTTGTCAGTGAGAGATGAACCAAATCATTGTGGCACgaagagttttaaaataacGTGTTTCCATCCTGttcttctccttcccacacCAGCTACTCGCTCTTTGCTTTGCATTCAGCTTTCAGTAATGACAATAGGAACTACCTTCAGTCTCACTCTTTAGTGTCTTTATTATGGAAAAGGGATAAATCTTTGGATAGACAGTATTTGAAAACTCTGTAGCTAAGATTGCTTAGTGGCCTGCAAATGGAAACAATGGTTTTttttaccccccaaaaaatgtgGACAGAAGGTAGAGAATGtgattgttttaaatatttcatttcttcatttgttttaaatgtatttatgaaGCCGTGTAAATCTTACAGGCTGTCATTGCCCTGATGGAGATGGGATTTGATGAAAAAGAAGTGGTGGATGCACTCAGAGTAAACAACAACCAGCAAAATGCAGCCGTGAGTACAACATCATTTCTGTTCCTTATGGCCATAATCATCTgttcaactgatttttttcctcattgatTGATGTTTTGGTTTATCATAAAGCTCAGCTGCTACTGGAGATGAAATGAACACTATTCTGAGCCTTTTTCAGTTAGATACAAAGTGAGAATACAAAGGTTTTAGATTTTTTAGAGGAACTCAACATGCATGAGCTTGAGGCTAATCTGGTTCGTGTTGCATATGTGgattttgaaaaagttttt
This region of Anas acuta chromosome 20, bAnaAcu1.1, whole genome shotgun sequence genomic DNA includes:
- the UBAC1 gene encoding ubiquitin-associated domain-containing protein 1; the protein is MFVQEEKIFAGKVLRLRVCTMEGAEWLEEVPEDTTVEKLKERCLKHCVPGSLEDPKTVTHHKLIHATSEKVLTDTKTVLEENIQDRDVLLLIKKRAPPPLPKMADVSAEEKRKQEQKAPDKDAILKATANLPSRNVDRTVAHHNMRDFQTELRKILVSLIEVAQKLLALNPDAVELFKKANAMLDEDEEDRVDEIALRQLTEMGFPESRAVKALRLNHMSVTQAMEWLIEHADDPAVDAPLPGQTPSEAPAEAGASSAEATAGPSSEAAGEEAKDELTEIFKKIRRKREFRPDPRAVIALMEMGFDEKEVVDALRVNNNQQNAACEWLLGDRKPSPEDLDKGIDTNSPLFQAILENPVVQLGLTNPKTLLAFEDMLENPLNSTQWMNDPETGPVMLQISRIFQTLNRT